ATAAGTAACAAAACCCATCTCTTGCTGTCTCTGCCTATTTTTAATATATGATTTTACAGATTGTGTGTAACATGGCCCCAGATGTACATAAATCAGGTTTTGACATAAAAACCACTTTGGTGTCAAGCAATCATCAAGGTATGGTTGGTTCTATCGACCTCATCTGTTATCCCAAACTAGTTATTTGTTCTTGTTTGGGAAGCATATGAAAGCTCCGACTCCAACCATGGTCACCCTCTCATCTCTATCCGGAATTTTAATCTTTATGCTTGCTTTTCCTTTATCTGGTATGACTATCAGCATATCAGTGCAAGGACCAAGGAGCACAGTAACATACACAGGATTACATCTTAGTCAAAAGCAGGAGAAGGACAGGGATAACTGATAAACTTCAATACATAGCCACTGGGCCAAAGGACAGTCACCTCGAGTGGGGCTCTGCGAGCAATTGAAACAACAGAATAGAAATGACTGGGAGAAAGTAAATATGATTGGTGTCGGTGGAATAACCAACAGAGGCTTTCCTGCTGATAAGGATGGTCTTGAAAACAGAACTCTCTAAACTTTCAACCATAAATCGTTCCTACATCAAAGATCAAATCTATTGAAAGGAATCATATCTTTAAAAAATTGAGTCATATGGCTGAGCATTGTTGCCATGAAGGGTGCAACAAGTCAGGAAAACCCCTGAAGCTTCATTACAATATTAAAGTTAAGAAGATTGGACATCCAGATGTAAGAAAGTGGGAACAGATGCACTGTGAAAGGCTGAAATGTGGGTGAATCTGGGATACAAAGGGACAATGCAAAGACCTTTTTAGGTCATAAACCTTGTCCCCAGGGAGACTCTGAATAGAAGCTTCATTACAGTATTAAAGGTGAGAAGATTGGATATCCAGATGTAAGAAAGTGGGAACAGATGTACCGTGAAAGGCTGAAATGTGGGTGAATCTGGGATACAAAGGGACAATCCAAAGACCTTCTAAGTCATAAACCTTGTCCCCAGGGAGACTGAATAGAAGCTTCATTACAATATTAAAGTTACAAAGATTGGACATAGAGATGTAAGAAAGTGGGAACAGATGCACTGTGAAAGGCTGAAATGTGACGAATCAGAGATAAAAAGGGACAATGCAAAGACCTTTTAAGTCATAAATCTTGTCCCCAGGGAGACTGAATAGAAGCTTCATTACAATATCAAAGTTACAAAGATTGGACATAGAGATGTAAGAAAGTGGGAACAGATGCACTGTGAAAGGCTGAAATGTGGTGAATCTGAGATACAAAGGGACAATGCAAAGACCTTTTAAGTCATAAACCTTGTCCCCAGGGAGACTGAATAAAAGCTTCATTACAATATTAAAGTTACAAAGATTGGACATCCAGATGTAAGAAAGTGGGAACAGATGCACTGTGAAAGGCTGAAATGTGGTGAATCTGAGATACAAAGGAACAATGCAAAGACCTTTTAAGTCATAAACCTTGTCCCCAGGGAGACTGAATAAAAGCTTCATTACAATATTAAAGTTAAGAAGATTGGACATCCAGATGTAAGAAAATAGGAACAGATGTATTGTGAAAGGCTGAAATGTGGGTGAATCTGAGATACAAAGGGACAATGCAAAGACCTTCTAAGTAAACCTTGTCCCCAGGGAGACCCTGAATAGATGCTTCATTACAATATTAAAGTTAAGAAGATTGGACATCCAGATGTAAGAAAGTGGGAACAGATGTACTGTGAAAGGCTGAAATGTGGGTGAATCTGAGATACAAAGTGACAATGCAAAGACCTTCTAAGTCATAAACCTTGTCCCCAGGGAGACCCTGAATAGATGCTTCATTACAATATTAAAGTTAAGAGGATTGGACATCCAGATGTAAGAAAGTGGGAACAGATGTACTGTGAAAGGCTGAAATGTGGGTGAATCTGAGATACAAAGGGACAATGCAAAGACCTTTTAAGTCATAAACCTTATCCCCAGAGAGACTGAATATAAGCTTCATTGCAATACTAAAGTTAAGAAGATTGGACATCCAGATGTAAGAAAGTGGGAACAGATGTAGTGTACTGTGAAAGGCTGAAATGTGGGTGAATCTGAGATACAAAGGGACAATGCAAAGACCTTTTAGTCATATACCTCGTCCCCAGGGAGCCTCAGAATAAAAGCACGAGGCAATACCATGACTTAAAGTAAGTCTCTCAAAATAGAAGGACGAGGCAATAACATGACTTAAAGTAAGTCTCTCAGGTTAGGAATTGCACTCACTTGAGTTCAGGAAAAATAATGTGTTAATGAGCGACTATGCTAGCAATAGGGATTTTTGTTCACAACTGAAATTGCACTATAGAGTTTATGTATACACTCACAAGTGTATTAAGAGAATTTTTTAAACTAGAATCCAATTAAAAATGATGGCTTTGACGTGAAGCAAATCTAattttaccaaaataaaataaattttcaaatacacatcCATCATTTACAATCAAATGTCCCACTTCCGTTTTTCCTCATTTCTCAAGTCTAGCTAAAAGTACAAGAAAGTAAGGCCCACGGTACTTATCACCTACTGGTAGACAGCCTTACtcctttttaaagtttgaaataatAGGTTCAGAATTCATTATACCAAAATATAGACTATTATATGCAATGGGTTtgtattgaaaaatttaattttattcttaataataaagACTTCCTTCTAAGAAAGTCTCATAGCATTTTGAAATATCCAACTGAATAATGATGTATCAGAGAAGAGCTTTTGGCATCAATTAATAAAACACAAGAAACTGtacaatatattcatttatttatgaaatacattCAAATCATTTACAAAAGTAACCGAATCATCTTACTACTCCCATAATTGCTACATTTACTTGTCGAGAATATCCTTAGCTTCGCTCAGTTTGGCTGAAATGTATGGAGAACCTCCTCTATCAGGATGGTTGACCAGCATCATTTTTTTATATGCAGcctgaaaaaataaattacaataaagaCTCAtgctttattatcaatattttaatcatTAGGACTTATATTGAAAACTTATAACCTAATCTGTGGAAAACGTATGAAGCTTGATAAATCACTGTTATTTACCGGTAATTTTCTTTAAGGTATCTCAGGATACTTAACTTGATTAAAGAAATATCAATTGATGGAATCAAGAGACTAAATACATAGCAACACAAAACCCAAAATGGTTTTGAGCTAAACTTTTAGATCTTTTTTTCCTATACATTTTACATAATTACTGGTCAACAATTTATCCGACAGGATTTACAACTCAAAGTATCCACTTTACCTATGAGAAATTGTGCACTCTGTAGTACGTATAACGGTTATTCAGTTCATAATCCTATGAAAGTCAAAATTGCTGTAGATGATTACAATCTAGTAAGTGCCTGTCTAACATGGCACACTGTAGATGTCAATAGCCTTGAAGCTCATCACTATCGAAATTGGCTGATTATGAATTATCAAAGTTGGTGCAGTGTCATTATTGTCGTCATCCCCACAATAATTGACAAGCCTAGTTTTCTCTAAATTTTCCCCTACTAAAAGCAAGTTCCCTTTAGTGCTGTTAGTTCACGGGAAAAGCCAGGGAAGACTAGGCTGGTTGATTATAGCGAGGAGGACGACAATAATGACAAGCCTCCCCCTTTAGACATTTCACGTAATTCGCCAAGTTTCGATTGGGATGAGCTTCATAGCCTCTTGACATTGCTAACTTCCTTTAATAAAGTTCAAAAGTTCAGTGAATCCTCTCTTAAAAGCGGTAACTCTGATCCTACTTGCTCCGTTGCCAAAGTTAACCAAACTCCACAAGTCGAGTCTAGTTAGTAGGGTTTCTTTCAATGTGGGTTCTGAAAGATCTCTGTGCAGTAACGATTAAAAATCCTCTTACAGAGCctcaatttcttttaattactttagaCCCTTCAGCTAAAACCTTGCAATGTCACAATCCTAGTTGCACTATAAGACAACTAGACTGTGAGGCAAAAGACTGAGTGAGTAGTCTGAATCCTAATATTCCTCCACTCCTGGACTATATTGTATTACACTGGTGGATGCTGTGGCATACCATAACATTCCCTTAAATCTTCTTGAGGTGAATGAAGCTTCAACTAAATTCAATCGGTTGCATCGTGTTTTCCTTGGCAGTTTGTCCTGTTCTCTTGCAAGTTCGGCCACTACCTCATCACGGGTTAACTCAAGCGGGATAAATGTAGGCACTACATTTACTAACAAAAAGAGTCTGCGTGCAAGTGCAGTATCCCCCATACCCATTTCAGTTGTAAACAAACTGGAAAATCAGCTGAAGGGGGGCAGCGTATTGGAACTTATTAGCCATGGTTAAGGAGGTTTACTGTATAGAATATAAGATATTTCTTTTTCCCTCATATCACATACAGGCAGTCAATTCTACAAGAGATACCTAAGAAAGTTTAAGACCCTTTTACTTGCTTAAGTAATACACATGCACagcttgaataatgataataataataataataataataataataacaataataataataaaaataaggatattttATAGCCTAAATATCTTGGTCATGCTTGTTAGGCCCCAAGACTCACCATGATTATTTGCAATAATCAAATTCATGAGGAGAGAAAATGCAAATCAAGAAATCCCTAGGAGATAGATTCAAATACAATAATTATCAATTGGTTAAGTTATAGAAATAATTCATTAAATTCTTCAGACCTTTCTGTGAGAGATAAGATATTTTTAAATCCGTGATCCAGATATATAATCTAATTATACTGCCAAGCAACACATTAAAACCTTTAGTGCCAAACCACACAAGTTAACAAAATAACTTTAGATGAAAATCCATAAAGTATTAGACAATGCTGATGGTGACATTAAATCAAAAGATAATGAATTTTCCAGAATGTATTCTTTGTTAATACAGATATTGACAGAAGTGGTACTGTATTCAGCATTTGGAAAATAGACCAAGAACCCAAAGACTGAGTTAGTTTGGACAAGTGATGCGAAAGAATGAGGATAATTACCAGTAGTGAAGAAGTCATACACATGGATGTAGCTTGAAGTGCATTCATAAGATGAGCAAGAAAACATGGTAAAAAAGGTGTAGATAAAAATTTAAACATAGATAGGAACTCAGGCAGAATACACAGAGGACAATAAAAGAGGTGTAGATAAAAACGTAAACGCAGATAGGAACTCCGGCAGAATATACAGGGGACAATAGACATGCATGTGAACTAAAAGCATTTATGTTAATTATCACAATAACTAATGTACAACTAAAGCAAGAATTGATGCTTAGCTTCCATTCTCCTCTGTCATGGGGATAAAGCTTGAATTACTCTTATCATTGATAAAAGTCGACTCGGCTGTACTCACCCGAACTCTTTGAGAATTAGCATTTGGAGATACGCTGAGTATAAGGGATGCTTCTCTTTTTGTCATTTTAGGGTCAAATCCTCCTTTATAATACTTGCTATTAGCTAACGACTGAAATCATTAGATTTAACATTAGTAAAGTCACTGAAAGAACATTTTATTGTAGTAAAGGTTCACTTTTATTTCTCATACCTAAGTTAACATTATTTTGCAGTGTGTAAACATGATGAAATACGGAAGGTCCCCACcttaaaaacattcggagatacaaatccAAATGAGAATAACAATGGTAAGATAAAGCCCTAttattaataaaacaatatcacGTCATTTGATACAATAAACAAAAAGACATTTGTAATAACCAgacatttatttcatatcaaacctgACTATTTATTGACTTTTGTGGTAGGAAATCACAGGCATGGGATTCAGATTAGGTTTACCCTAGGCTAAAATTTAAAAAAGATTCttcttacaaacagcttcttggaacctattaagtttgtacgTTGAggacctttaacccttttacccccaatggacgtactggtacgtttcacaaaagtcatccctttaccaccatggacgtactggtatgtccttgcaaaaaactgctatttacattttacattttttttttgcatatttttgataactttatgagaaacttcaagcattttccaaaagaatgagaccaacctgacctctctatgacaaaaattaacgctgttagagcaatttaaaaaatatatattgcaaaatgtgcttgaaaaaaaaaacacctgggggttaaaggttgggaagttccaaatagcctgggggtaaaagggttaaaaaacatTTATAATTCATAGATAAAAATCTCAATTTTGTTTGGGCTATACTGTCTCATAAAGTACGATGGTGGCAAACAAATATTGAGTTTTCAGAGGGAAAATTAAGTCGTGAGTCTTCACTATTAGAACCCCGTACTTGCCAGAACCATTGATGCTATTTTAATGTGCTTAAAAAGattcatgaagaaaaaaattactgaGGCTAAGAGGAGTGTACACCAAGTAATACAAAATTTTTTGTGCTAACCATCAGGTATCAAAATCTATATGCAATTTATGCCAAAGAGTATTGAAAACTAAATACTGTTTTGTTCGTTAGAGCCGATGCTCTgtcctccattttttttaattcatgaaaaaaatCTGTATTTACTAACAGTCAAACTCTCAACTTGTTATCCTTTCACATCCATTGCAAAATcacagattttaaaagtaatttacattttttctaactacagtatataaacCTTAATCTGGCAGTGGAAAAGCCCCGTCCCACTGCCAGCTCAC
The DNA window shown above is from Palaemon carinicauda isolate YSFRI2023 chromosome 37, ASM3689809v2, whole genome shotgun sequence and carries:
- the LOC137629178 gene encoding mitochondrial import inner membrane translocase subunit TIM14-like, whose protein sequence is MASSMIIAGLGMATIGFGARFVLRTMPNLGKKMADAVGTFPKLDSKSLANSKYYKGGFDPKMTKREASLILSVSPNANSQRVRAAYKKMMLVNHPDRGGSPYISAKLSEAKDILDK